Below is a window of Drosophila bipectinata strain 14024-0381.07 chromosome XR, DbipHiC1v2, whole genome shotgun sequence DNA.
AATGAATGGTTATCTAGTGTAGTCTAGATATTTATATTCTCTTTATAAGACCCTACAAAAGATGTATTTCAAAAGGTTTGTTTTTCTAAACAATCCTTTAAGCCAAATGAGGAAAAGTACCGTCTATCATACAGTTCAGTATTAGGTTCTTAATCTATTATCTACTATTATAATTTCCAATTATTTCTATTTGTCATACATGTTTTGACTATGTGTCTTTTATTACTTAAATTcaagtaaacattttttaaggtatatttttagatttggaagtattcaaaaaatataagaaacctCAAAAGGCTATCCAGAAAAATTACCGACTATCTAAAGTCCAGTGTTAAGCATTAaggaaaatatttgttgttctTTGACCTATGTTACTTCTTCTTGTTACGTATTCAAACTAAAAATTTCTCAGGAGTAACTTTTAGTAGtagaaatatgaaaaatttttagaaaaaaccTTAAAAGTATCTACTATCGTACAGTCCAATGTTAAGCATGAAAGAAACTAATTATGTTCTTCTAAGacatatttgattttttttcgacTAAAGATGACTTATTTTAGTTGTattcaaatgaaaattttttaagagatatttttagaattataaatattaaaaattatttgaataAAAGGCCATTAAAGGCCCCGAAGGAAAAGTGTGGACTCTAATACATTGCAGTATGATGCTCtaagtatttaatattttagatttaagGTGATATTTTCGATATGTCCTTCCTTTATTTGCtttcaaaaacaataatttgtAAAGATAGATTTTTAGTCTTATGAATATTAGTAGTTATTACCTTTTAACTTAAAAAGGTATCAAGGAAAAGCAGAAACTATTACATAGTCCTAAAAGTATAAGTTGTTAAGGAAACGATTCtaaatttttattggtttattttaaaaatatatattaaagaaaaaggtTTTTTCTTGCTAAATACATAGTTAAATAGGAAAAGTACCCACTATCATATAGTCTACAAAATATCAAGAATTATAGCAACtatatcagtttttttttttttacactatCTGGTActattttgatttataaacCCATCTTTAATGTATCTTTTTTTGTTATCTTTCAGATATTCATCATTGACAATTCGCCCGGCGCCTATCGCTGTTTTCCCAACAACGCCATACCCATCAAGAGTTGGTTCTCGGATCCCATGGACACGGCGCTATTATCGCTGCTGCCCATGTTGGACGCGTTGCGGTTTACGAACGATGTGAGATCAGTGTTGTCCCGTAACTTGCATCTGCATCGTCTCTGGTAGCAGGTGGGACGCCTAACGCTAGTATAGTCTAACGTATTTCTGCAGTGAGGAGGAGggtaaattttttgaaattagcaacaacaacaacaacaagaagaagaagaaaatggTGGTGCTGTGACACATTAacgaatttttttcaatattattaATACTTATTACCATTCAAGACGACAAGCAAATTTGGATAgtgaaaaacaacaaataaagtCCCCCCCCCACAGAGTTAATTAATGGGGGTGGGGAAGGGGGTGTAGAACTATGACAGACAGTGATCGATCAAGTAAAGAAAAAAGATAATCAAGGTAAACCCCATTGTTGGATCTGGAAATCTATAGTTGtaataatttgtaattttatttttttttgtttgaaaaaaatgcCTCTATTAAGATTAAACACTTTTATAATAATCTACCTGCATTCGAGTGCATCAGAATTATGATTACTATTTTTagttgtgttgttttttttttgtatatatatatacataaatacacacatatatatatatatatatatatgcagtttatatataaatatatatatatatttgtaaaatcCAAAACTATTGAACACAGTATCTTAACTaaataaaactgaaaattAAGAACAAATTCAAGTCAAGTtatatacactatatatatatatatatcataatataaaTTCTAAATCTAAGTCGTGCAACAGAAGTCTGTTGTAGTATctacatatattattatgaTTACAATTTATAATTACGATAATGAAAAAGTGAAATTGTTTACACTTAAACTGTATATGGCGATTGAGATATAAATACTTTTAGTTATACAAATTAGTTGATTACGAAACTTTCCTGGACATCATTATTATGGATAATTACTATATGTAACCGATTCTGTAGAGACTTTATACTATTCTGTTTCTCTTGTAAAAAGATgacaaaacccaaaaaacgACAAACCGAACGATGAGATCTTTCAAGAGTTTCATTTtgcttgaaaaaaaaaaacaaaaaatatataacaatttttctATGGATAAGATTTTTGTCTTTGAAGGcattatataaatatgtatatttatatatatctaCATCTATAAAGtactatttaaaaacaaaaaaaaaactaaaaaaaaaaccaacaaaataaACCTTAATGATCAGAAAGATAGTTAGTGGAGAGGTagaaggagaaaaaaaatgaaaaaatcacGACGGCCGAGCCGTATATAGTCTCTTATAATCCGATCGGATCAGATCAGATTCAAGACAGAGCCCCCAGACTGGAAAGTTAGAGAAGAGGATATATTGAGATAAAAAATAGAGAGCCAAATCACTAATTATATACTTGTACCGAGTTAGTCTGAGAAGAAACTAAAATGAGAAATCGTGGCACATCATCTGAGAATGAGAGACATCACACACAACACAGTAGGAAAATGAGGATTATAGTTGAAcggaaaacaaatgaaaactgCTTCCATAGTTAATgttatttccaaaaatataaaaaaaaacatatttaatacaacaaaataaaatacaaaacaacaTCCTCAAAAGCTTGTCTGAACACATTGTATACCCACACTCCCCTATCCAATTGTTCTTTTTACTGAATTGtacattttaaatacaatcactatttgtttattattgcaagaaatacaaacaacaacaaaagaattatgaaaaaaatacgTGTTTGCGCGATGTTGTTAATTTTAAGTAGTTTGTAGCAAATTTGTTAAACTGAGAcgtaaatgaaataaatgagAAAGGGAACACAAAAAGCagagacaacaaaaaaaaattcaaaaaatacaacaaaatcaatcaaaaataaaagacttgtgttttatttttttaaatttagcgCCAAGTGTTACATATGACTTACATTTTCAGGAGTTAACAGTGTCTGTTAAGTTAAAGCACATTTTTGGTGCTGTTATGCGAACGGCACTTCAATGAAAGGTTTGTAGTTGTAGTCATGTCACgaactttttataccctatagaaaatatcatctaaggataattttaaaattaagaaataaaattaataaatagattcttaaaataaaatttttgtattgtttACTTGGAAAGTCAACTccttaaattatataaatccTAACATAATCTTAACTTTATATAACCTGACTGTTATTACCATGACTACCCCTCTATATAATGGGTATTAACAGCAGCTGTTAACTTGACAATTTTTAGGTTATGTTGTCACTCAGTCGATCCAACAACAAGTTACCGTAAAAGAAAATCGCCGGAGTATTTACGCAACGCAACTGGTGAGGAGCGTCGTCAAGATCAACCAgaatctatataatatatatcaaatatatcaAATCCGGACCGATTAGGAAAACAAGACCCATGGCCGCCACCGCCGGAGCTGTAGCTAAAGTCGGAAAATCAGTGCACCGCATTTTCGTGGGCAATCTGCCGTGGACGGTGGGCCATCAGGAGCTCCGTGGCTACTTCAAGGAGTTCGGACGCGTCATCTCCGCCAACGTGATCTTCGACAAGCGTACCGGCTGCTCCAAGGGCTACGGATTCGTTAGCTTCAATAGCCTGACGGCGCTGGAGAAGATCGAGAACGAGCAACGACACATTCTGGAGGGCAACTACCTCAACATACAGAAATCCTAAATAGAAAGCAGCAAAAACCCAATAGGCCCAGTGGCATTTCATCAAATTAGTTTTAAGTTTCTCTAGGTTTTTGTATATCACACAttatcacattttttttttattgtaatgtCCGACAGCGATTCGGATCCGGAGGAGGAGCTGTTCTATCGCGCCACCCAGCACGTGGCTGGGAATACCTCCTCCCTGGCCGCCGCAGATCTGCTTGAGTTCTACGGCTATTACAAGCAGGCCATCGACGGACCCTGTACGGAGCCCAGTCCCAGTATACTTCATATGAAGGCGCGAAACAAGTGGCAGGCTTGGCACAATCTCGGCAAGATGACCGCCACAGAAGCACGACGGGCGTATGTCcagaagctgcagaaactaCAGCCCGATTGGCGCAAGAAGTCGTCCCGGAATACAGGATGGGTGGTGCATTCCATTGAGTCGGTACCTCTGGAAGATCAGCGTCCGGAGAGCGAGAAGACCCTCTTCGACTATGTCAAGGAGAACAACTTGGCGCGTCTGAGGGAGCTTTTGACGCCGCCAGACATCCAGGAACTGGACGAGTACGGCATGGCCCTTATCCACTGGGCCACTGACCGCAATGCCGTCGATATTATTGAGTTCCTGGTGAAGAGCGGCGCCAGTGTGAACCAGCGGGATGCAGAACAACAAACGCCATTACACTACGCCGCCAGCTGTGGCCACGTGGAGGCCCTGCGCTGCCTGCTGGATCTCCATGCCAACCCGACCCTGTGCGACTCCGAAGGACAAACCTGCGTGGACGTGGCCGACGACGAGCAGATCTGCACTGTGCTCCGCTTAGAAAAGGATCGCTTGCAGGCATCCGCGTCGTAACAGCATCCTAAAATTATAGATCGATAGATTCCACTTTCCCCTCTCAAAAACCACTGTATCATTATGTTTGTTTGAACAAATTTTACCACAAATTACAATGTGTATTACGGGTAAACatagttttggtttttatttaagcTACAGGTTTCTCATCCTTGGTAATCTCCGATCTCCCCATAagaatcggatatatattgacGAAGTTGTAACCTTTGGTGTGGGCCGTATGGTTAGCCGCGATTTGCTCAgaaaaatttacataaaatGTATCCAACAAATCCTTGCTGCTTGATGCAGTATTATGGAGATCCACGAATCTTTGAAGGTATTTcatttaaggatcggatgaataCTGGCGGAGATATGCACTTCTtagtgggccatatagggggaCCATTGGATTACTTCGATTTTCAAAGAAGTCcctcagaaaaattgacacaAAATGGATCGAAAAATTCTCTTCCAGGTTGTGATGCAGTATTGTGAAAAATAGTTCTATGAATCCtttgaggtattccgtttaaggatcggataaagaCTGGCGAAGATATAGACTCCTCAGTGGGCCATGTAGGGCTCTCCATGGTTACCCTTAGGGATCCGATATATATTGACAAGGACAATCACTTGCCACTCAATCGAGTCTACTGGATCTCTGACCTTCATAATCATTTAAAAGTAagcattttaaatgaaaagaaaagagatagcaattaatttttaaaattaaaagatttgCTTTCCCcggaaataaaaaatgtaacaaaaatatgtattaCTAACTGAtatatttaatgaaaaaagtATTAAGGGACACAAGGGATGTGGGAGAGTTGATGTGCTTAAGGGCTGTCGTCTACTTCCAGAGCTTCTTGATCGACATGTTCTTCTCCGAGTCCTTCTGCATCACCTTAGCCACGGCCATCTCAAAGTCCTCCTGGGTGACATGGACACGGCGCTCGCGCAGCGCATACATACCGGCTTCGGTGCAGACACCTTTGACCTCCGCACCCGAAGCACCGGGCATTAGTTCGGCGATCTTGCGGAGATTGATGCCACGGGTGAGGTTCATCTTGCGCGAATGAATCTTCAGGATGTCGAGACGGGCCTCCTCGTTTGGTGGGGGGAACTCGATCTTGCGATCAATGCGACCGGGACGGAGAAGGGCCGGATCCAGGATGTCAATACGATTGGTGGCCATGATCACTTTGATGTTCTTGGTGGCCTCGAAGCCGTCCAGCTGGTTCAACAGCTCCAACATAGTGCGCTGCACCTCAGAATCACCGCCAGAACCGGACTCAATACGCGATGAGCCAATGGAATCGATTTCGTCCATGAAGATAATTGAGGGGGCATGTTCACGGGCCATAACGAAAAGTTCACGCACCATGCGCGATCCCTCACCAATGAATTTCTGGACCAGCTCGGAGCCAGAGACGCGAATGAACGTGCACTCGGTGTGATGGGCAACGGCACGGGCCAGCAGGGTCTTTCCTGTACCAGGTGGTCCATAAAGCAGTACACCCTTCGGCTGGGCAATGCCGAGGGCATCGAACAATTCCGGATGTTTGACGGGCAACTCAATCACCTCCTTAATCTCCTTGATTTGTTTGTCCAGACCGCCTACCATTTCGTAAGTGGAGTCGGGCACTTTTTCGACCATCATCAAGGACACCAATGGATCCACTTTGTTGGGCAGAATCTTGTGCAGAGTGTAGCTCTCGTTGCGCAGTGCAACACGGCAATTGGGTGTCACATCGTTGATGTCGATGTTTTTGTCCAGATCCACCACAAACTTGCCCTCGGGATGGACCTTAACCAGCACCTTCTTCTTGTCCATTGGCTTCACTACCTCGCCCACATAGCTGCCCTGTTCCTGGAGCAACTGCAATTCCTCACGCAGCATACGAACTGCAGAATAATAGTTTATTAAACAAACACATCAAATTTCGagtgtttttcttttgaaaaatacctTTGGCATTCAGCTCATTACGCTGGGCTTGTAAACGCCTCAAGTTCTGGCTCTTCTCGGCCACAATGAGCTGCAGTTCCTCGATCTTCTGGATGTAATAGGAACGGAAGCCTTCGCCTTTTTGGTAGGCAGACTCGATTTCCATCTGCCGCAATAATAAACCATCATtacttttatatatttcttgtaatattataataaaacctacCCGATTAGTGACAGTCATCTTGGTTGGCGTCTACTTCGTTGcgtttcaatatttaatttgttctTTCGACAATTAATTAATGCTGTTTCTTCGACTTATTAACAAATTTTACTTATGACTCGGCATTCTTGGTTTACGTTTGGGGATGTGAGTTGCTAGTTATCGGTTATCGCACTTTTTTGGTAACCGAAATATTTCGCAACACTAGCCATTCGCAACACTATCGAATTGATATCGatatttctatttttgaatatatttaaaaattaatatatttatatgaagAACAGTATAATATTGCTAgaaaagtcttaaaaaaaaggattttaaaatattcaacaTATTATCCCTTATGTTCAAACTTTTGCTTAACATTTTAGTCCCCAAGTTGTTTAAATCCAAATATGCCTTGAAAATAAAGTTCATTATTCCTTGTTTTTGTAAACATAACGTATCAAATTGCACCGATTGAaactttcttcaaaaaaaaaaatattcaataaaaaatacaatttataaaCCTTGCACCTTGGTGTAAGAAGTTTTGTTGTGTGCACGGATACCCggataaattaataaaaatattagacCAGATTTTGAAAACAATGCCGGCCACTACGGGTCTTCTGTTCAAGCGCTACGTACGCATCGAATTGAACCTATGGCGTCGTACTCTCTTCGAAGCTGTGACCCTGATTATCATGGTATTAGTTATACTACTAAATCCCATTGCCCATTCCAAGCGTCTTCTTTACAATCGCCGAGAGGCCACCAACGAACAGAGTATCGTCTCCCACAAGCTGGAGGATATTAGTATTCTTACGTAAGTGTTGGGTGGCCGTTATAGGGAGTAAGTAATCAGAACTCTGATTATATAGATGGTAGAAAAGtgattttttggcaaaagttTAGAATTTGAGTTATTAatagtttgtttattttaaatcgcTTATATGTTAAGCATAAAGAATGATCAGATCTCTGAGAATATTCAATATAGAGTTCCCAAATCTTCCtaaagtataaaaataaaaagataacTTCTATTATAACTCTATTCA
It encodes the following:
- the anox gene encoding acyl-CoA-binding domain-containing protein 6, translated to MSDSDSDPEEELFYRATQHVAGNTSSLAAADLLEFYGYYKQAIDGPCTEPSPSILHMKARNKWQAWHNLGKMTATEARRAYVQKLQKLQPDWRKKSSRNTGWVVHSIESVPLEDQRPESEKTLFDYVKENNLARLRELLTPPDIQELDEYGMALIHWATDRNAVDIIEFLVKSGASVNQRDAEQQTPLHYAASCGHVEALRCLLDLHANPTLCDSEGQTCVDVADDEQICTVLRLEKDRLQASAS
- the Rpt6 gene encoding 26S proteasome regulatory subunit 8; this translates as MTVTNRMEIESAYQKGEGFRSYYIQKIEELQLIVAEKSQNLRRLQAQRNELNAKVRMLREELQLLQEQGSYVGEVVKPMDKKKVLVKVHPEGKFVVDLDKNIDINDVTPNCRVALRNESYTLHKILPNKVDPLVSLMMVEKVPDSTYEMVGGLDKQIKEIKEVIELPVKHPELFDALGIAQPKGVLLYGPPGTGKTLLARAVAHHTECTFIRVSGSELVQKFIGEGSRMVRELFVMAREHAPSIIFMDEIDSIGSSRIESGSGGDSEVQRTMLELLNQLDGFEATKNIKVIMATNRIDILDPALLRPGRIDRKIEFPPPNEEARLDILKIHSRKMNLTRGINLRKIAELMPGASGAEVKGVCTEAGMYALRERRVHVTQEDFEMAVAKVMQKDSEKNMSIKKLWK
- the SLIRP1 gene encoding SRA stem-loop-interacting RNA-binding protein, mitochondrial — translated: MAATAGAVAKVGKSVHRIFVGNLPWTVGHQELRGYFKEFGRVISANVIFDKRTGCSKGYGFVSFNSLTALEKIENEQRHILEGNYLNIQKS